Part of the Pelobates fuscus isolate aPelFus1 chromosome 12, aPelFus1.pri, whole genome shotgun sequence genome, CACGTTTTTGTAAATTTATGTATAGAACAAGCTTAATTAAATTGATACTAACAGACAAGTCGTGGGCTTCTTTACACATACATCCATACCTATGCCGTCTAGTGATTTTACATTTCAGAACGTTTCATTACGAATTTGCTTAAGACCGAAGGTTAATTAGGCAAGTGAATATAGTATAAGAGTATAGACATATGTTCATATGAAAACAACAGCTTATCTACAGACGATTACTCAGGCAATCAAATGTTGTGCCATATTAGGTTGTTATCTGCACTAAATCAGGGCATTAAGACAATCGTATACTGTTGCCTCAGTTGTGGTGTCAGTAGCAGAAGTGTCCGTTTGGTGGTACCCACAGCCAGGGTTTTTGTTATTAAGGCAGTCCGTAACTGATCCAGCGACTCCTGCTTTAATTGCCGTCTTTCGTAAGGAGCTGGGGTACCTGTCACTTTGGCATCAGGAGTGATGTCGAGCCGTGTCCTCTTCTCCGGTACATAGATAGTCCTCATAGGGTACCTCTGAGTGCATTGTGTCCCTGGGACCCACCACAGGTCGAAGTGGCTTTTACCCAGCCGGTTTGTGAGTGTGGGTATGCTGCTTTGTGGGTCACAGTAACCAGGTGTGGGCAACACTGGAGTGGGATAGTCGTTTAGGAGCGCCCTTTCCGGGCACTGCCACAGTGTTGGTCAGCGGTATGGATTATGAGGAGCTCCGGTGAGGCGTGCTCAGTTAAGGTAGGCGCTGGGTCCTCTGCTGGTGAGTAGGTCTGCTTGCGGTGTGAGTAGACAGCAGAACCGCAGGTCTCTGTCGCTGCTCCATCGTTGTTACATTTAAATGCCTTGGGTGGTCATCACTCTGGCCTTGTGTTGTGGGAGCTCTCTCTCAGCGCGCCTTCTTCAGCAGTTTACGGGTTAGGTGCATCGCTGTTGGCCATTTTGTAAGGGCCGCATGGTAGCTGATGGCGGTGAGTCGCTTAGGAGCACTGCCAAGGTGTTGTCTGCCCGGTGGAGGCCGGGATAACTCCCGCCGGGTGGTAAGCGAGGCCGGGGACCCCGGATTCGTCGTGGATCTCTGTAGTTGCCGAGGCggaaagcgaggcagcggccgtcctaATCTCTCCTCCTGGGTAGACCTCAGTCTCTCCAGCCCCAGAGCATCTCTCCAGGACCCGGTCCACCCGATATCAGGTGCTACAGCTGCACCGATTATGATGGGTTTTTACCCATTATTAGTCGAGTTCCCCAGGAGCcatagtgacttgcagcctgctagcatggccgccCGCCCCCAGACCATTTTTAATTTTTGAAGCAAAAACATACAAATTTGTAAACTCTGATAACAGGCAAAAGCTCAAAAAACTAAGTATTTTGTTTGCCATTACAGCGTACACCTACACCATTTGCATAACAGACACAAAATTATGTCCCAAGTTCCCAAAGCATGAGAGATACAGATTCTCTATTTTTACTTCAGTGCATGTACTTAGGGTCTCCCAAAGTCAAAATGGTAATCCATATGTGGACATCGTGCTCACTGTGCCAAGAATGATATCAGCAACACTTTGCTGATGAGGTTCAAAGAAGGCTGAAACTGTTGTGCAGAAAGAACAGAATGGGCAGATCAGTCTGCAATGCAAAGGGtaaaggttctctctgtaatagcaCAATCCTTTTTtgacaccagagcagggaatgaCTAGGGTAAACTTAGAGGTCTCACATGTTAAGGTCTGATTTTATGGTGTCAATTAACAGGATTTGTATTTCTGATGGCCTGTTGTAGATTGGCATCCATTATTTACAGCAGCTGTTTTTCAGggtataacttattttttttaacactaaatattaatatttatttttacctcaGTCCAGTGAAATGTGCGTGTACCCGAAGCTCAGCGTTGTAGATCTGTATCCTGACACTCTGGATCTCAATCACTGCCCCAATGgttggtacatactgagaaaacaaaaaaggttaaaaatcaACAGATTTACTGTGCAGCAGCAAACAATTCGAGATCAATTAGAAAATTGTGAATCAGTTACAGGGTACCCAACAAGTAGTGGCCCATCTTTTGTAAAATGGCATCCCCAATGAACATCGAATATATTCTCCACAAGCATTAGAGAAATGTGACATTGCTCCATGTGGTGGATCCTGTCCTTGTTCCCCTATCTTTTCCCCGAAATAAGTGTCTCCTGTTCCCCTGGTTCGGTACCTTCCCTCCTCCTGTTAGTTTGTCTGCCAGAGAGGGCGCTTTCGGCAATATTCCAACTAACCGTCCCCTTATTGAGCCATCTTGAGCCGCGGTTTTGACCCACTTACAGACATGCCAGGAGAGtcctttttggagggaaggtgctaCAGATTAATTGGAACAATGTCTCCCTAAGAACCAGGGGGATCCCTTCTCCATTTGGGTACAGGAGCTCCCAGTATTTGAGGGCCCCAAGCCACAATTACACTGGAACTATTTTGAACTTAGTCCTCGTGTGCAGCTGGTCAAATCGTTACCACGGTGGCAATTGGACAATTCTTCATGGATCCAGGCGCTATGTTGCCAACTTGAGTGTTTGGAAGAGAGCTATCCGTGGTTGTATGATATGTGGGGTTCCTGTGTGTTTTTactgtgttttgggggtattttatgTTAGGCACTATATatccgggagataattagtttagcgGTCAGCAaactatctcccaggcacagaggcgcCTGGGCAGGCACTGTATGCATTGAATAGAGATCCCATGCTGGGGgcctgtgcataaaaggctgcatTCAGCTCAATAAAATCAgttctcccagaactatgtgctgTCTAGTGAATAGCTCTATTCCAGCTTTCGAGGATATTTGGCGGAGATACCAGTCGGGGTATTGgagctccactccacattttctAAATAAATGAAGCTTGCAGTTCGGACGTGCAATATTTTCCAGCAAATGGGAATGACCTCAGCAGAGAAGGATCGGGCTGAGGGAGGTCAGAGGAGAGCTTtaacaattttcttttgataatcTCAGTCATGGAGGTGCTGGCCAGCCACCTTGTCCTTTTTGCTCCAATCTGCAGGAACATAAACTGGTACTTTTATCTCTAGAAAGTTaggaatacttgtttgtattcctaccactatagtgtttctagaactagagcaaaataaaaaaataaaaaaaactttgtaaaaatgaaggaaaaataaattaaaactgcCAAGGGGTTACTAACATACAGGGTAAAGGTCAAAAAGTGGTTTGCAAAAAGGTATGAATGGAAATTTGGAAAAACAGACTCACCGAGTCTTCACGATATGATGAAAAAAGTTCCACTTCGAGAGATTGCTTCTGTTCAGACAACCCCACGAGCAGCAACGGCAAAAGCGTAATCGTTTCTAGTGTTCGCAGAAGAGGGGATTTGTAATGAAGGATTGCCTAGAGAAAAGaggggtaaaataaaaaaattaaaattaaaagaatGTGGAAAGGgtgcactttaaaaaataaataaataatttataggaAATGTGGAGTAGATTAGCTCACTGATCGAGCTGTGTGGGAGATCTGCTTGCCACCTCGTGTGTAACATGACATAGACACCATGAACATTCCCAGATCTTGATTAACTATGGACTCTGGGAGCTGAAGTTCCATGGATATGTGGTATGGTTGTCCATGCATTAGTAcctaaaaaacaaagaaagattatattagaataataaaaataaaataaaaaatgtgcacacacacagaaataattCCTTCTAATGGGAAAAGGTAAACtagcacattaaagggacactatagtcacctgaacaactatcttaatgaagcagttttggtgtatagaacatgcccctgcagcctcactgctcaatccgctgccatttaggagttaaatccctttgtttatgaaccctagtcacacctccctgcatgtgacttgcacagcattccataaacacttcctgtaaagagagccctatttatgctttctttattgcaagttctgtttaattaagattttcttatcccctgctatgttaatagcttgctagaccctgcaagagcctcctgtatgtgattaaagttcaatttggagattgagatacaattatttaaggtaaattacatctgtttgaaagtgaaaccagttttttttttaatgcaggctctgtcaatcatagccaggggaggtgtggctagggctgcataaacagaaacaacgtgatttaactcctaaatgacagtgaattgagcagtgaaattgcaggggaatgatctatacactaaaactgctttatttagctaaagtaatttaggtgactatagtgttcttttaaggaatTACCTAGTTTAGTTAATAAGTCAGTAGTAAGCTGAAGTGTGAGCGAAATGGATGTCATTCAAGGAATAAATCATTATTGGGGCTAATCTACTAGAGGACGTGGACAACCCCTATCCACATACTCTGTGCATCAAATGTTCACGGCATGCCAGCCAGACATGAACATAGACTGATaaaaataaagtgctttatagATAAGAGTTGTAGCAAGTCAGGAGTCTAAGATTCTTTAAAtctcaaaacataaaaaaacacacatttatggACTCACACTATCCAAACTAACCATGTACCACCACATTTATTCTATTTCTCAGCAAAGTGGATGACGAGAGCATATGGTGATCTAATGAGATAAGCAGAACTGTGCGTCTGATGGCACCGGTCTGCCTCTCCTGCTCCCTTTGCTCAAATTatatacaaaagagaaaaaatgaaTACTCTAATACAAACAGATCTACACTCGTGAAGTACAGATCTCCTGCTTGAGTACCAAGAAAAAACGGCATCCTAGGTGGAGTGCTGTGTTTCAGCATTACTGGGGTTCATTGGAGCCAGTTGCAACTGAACCCACAGATGGCAGAGAACCAAACTAGTCGATTCAAGGTACATATGATAAAATAATATTACCGTGAGATTAACTGCACGCGTAGGAACTCAAATAATAATTCATACAACTGGTGTGTAGAGTTCTAGAAAATTCACCATGGTGATGCAACAATATCAACTGATAAAGTAATGTGAAACCCAAAACCACAGTATTAAGTTACTACTTGACTGCTACATGAATACTTGCAGACCATTGATGCAGCTGTCTGCACAAATACGAGAACTGTCCCACCACTTGTTCTGTGGATACCCAGTTTCCTAGGTTTGTAAATTACTGGATAAACCGTTTTATGCCAACAGAGCTTTCATTCATTTACCCCCTAGAATGCCATACTATGCTTGTGTTTGTTTACACACAGTCTGCAATGCCAACAGAACAGTCTTTGACTAGAGAGAAAAGGAGATGTGTTCAATCATGCAACTGAAGCAGTGAAAGGTTCGTTAGCCATAGATAAAAACCCACAAGATAATGGATGGAAAATATGAATGAAAAGAAATGCAACATCATTAGGGAGAGTGTTGGAGAGCAGTGAAATAAAGGTGGGGAGGTGCAGGGCAGTTAGAAGGTACAGAATACTATACTTAATGTATCTCATTCGATATGAATCCTCTCACCCGATCACGATTATTTTTCATTAGAGACACATTGGCTGTGGGAAACGAACAAAGGATTCCAGCAGGAGGGTTACAAGAGGAGCTGCAAAGATAGGAGGCTTGATTTGTCATTAGCAGTAGATACATATCAAAGTCATACGTGTGTGAATAAGTCTTCCCCAAATATTGAAAAGCACAAATGTCAAAACTCACTTAATTTAATCCCCAGTTCAGGCAGTATTAATCTATGGGTGTTATTCACGAGTCAGCAAATCATAGATAATTTAAGTCTGAAGCTTAGCTTTGACTCTAGTTGTATTAGACTCTTTAGGTCTTGCTTATTTTCCAGGAAaggtttaaagggtcactccaagcatcataactactacagcccgcAACAATTTGCCCTCTTACTACAGTCTCCACCGGGTGCTGAGGGTCCTCTAATGGTGGCCAGTGACAAGCATTCGATTATCTGCAGATGTACAGAAGCCAGATACCAATCCTACGGGCCATTCATTGTCTGACAGCATCAACTGGGTGTTCTCAGACAGTGAATGACattctgtgcatagaaatataCATAGAATTGGCATTAACCAGCTCAGAACTCGTTACATTATACCTCCAGCATCAAAAGGGCTAACTGTGTATGTGCATAAATAAGATAGAAGTGGTtattggtgtttggagtaaccttttaagcaAAACAGATTTGAGGGCAAAGTGTGGCtatgatataaataaaaaaaacagatttattgAATGCACAGCATATTATCTGTGTGCCAGATTACACCATTATCATTTAGCAATAATTATAAACCAGGGTAGCAAACTcgtcacttcagatgttgtggacgtaTCTCCCCTGATGTTTTGCCATCATATTGGCTATAAAAGCATTATAAGGAAATTAAGTCCACTACATCCGGATGGTCTACCTCTGTCATAGACCATCAATACTTGTATTCTTAAAATGTGCATCAATACAGGTGCTGACaaaagacacacacaataacaagttagacacacacagacagaccaggTAGACACCAATTTCTAATACACAGTAAAGCAATATTAGAGGTTTGAACTACTGACACTGTTTTCTGGGCTTTGTGGAAAATATACAGACCTGTATTGGTAGTGCACTGGGCTGGAGAATTTTACAGTTGGCATGTAGGAGTAGTAGAAGCtaccatacaggaacacagacacccAGAGAAGAAAGATGCCCGCACAAACCAGGAGTCCAGCTTGAAGGACTAGTCTGCGTATCCTTAGGAACATCACTACACACATCTCTTCCAGCCAGAGTAGGGCAGGAGGAGACACTCCTTGGGACATGACACCTCACTTGGGAAGATGGAAGGTGCAAAGTAGTAGTCCAAAAGATGGATAATGATTTAGACTGTTAAGGCCTGGCAATTATATTAAACTTGGAGTTGCTGCGATCATGTGGTTATCCCGTGCCACTCTGTGTCCTACAGAGAACGTTCGACTATGTAGGAGTAATCCTGAATGTAACAAATGCAGAAAACCGACTGTATGCATGGCTATCTCAGGGTGACATCAACTGGGTGCATTTGTCAGTCTGTACATGCCAATTGTGTCTAGGTCTAAGATCAGTGGCTTTATAAATGTGAATCTTAACCTCCCCCACACTACTGGGTGATAGAGCACAGAAAGAGATGCTGGATGAGGGAAAGAAGATTGTGAAATTGTCAAGGAGCCTCGAGTTTTGGCAGCCTGTGAAGAGAGAAAGCAATTTAAGATCACTAGTTCAACAattcatttattttccatgttATTTATACCTTAACATTATAATATGGTACAATTATATATTCAGGGCTTAACATTTAAAATCCTACATTACTAGCTAGACCACATGTTATTCTCCGCTTCAAGCCTGGAGGATCCATTGTACTCATTGGGACTGAATTTCTACTCACCACGGGGTAACGTTCACTCGCCAATGGCTACTGGAAACTTTGAGCTCTGTAATATAATAAAAGGGAACACAATTTATATTCTTACAAACTGTAATGAAAAGTACATTATGtaaagaaatacatgtttgcttCCATTCCCCCCGCCACTATCACAAGTTACATTCTCATATAACAACTATTGGTACTATATAGACCATCACAATAACACGCCATTTCCAAAATCCTGGTTCTGTAAGGATTAATACAAACAATAGTTTATTGTATGACTTATTAAAAAGCAAATCATTATGGCGCTGCATGCTACTCAACATTAGGAAGGTGCATTTTGCAGAAATAGGAATGAAATAGACAGATCTCACACTGCTATGACCATTTCTATATTGCCTGCAACATAATTTAAATAAGCTACATAGTTCACTTCTTTTAGCTAAcctaactatttcactctttctaGCAGTAATCAAAACCGATGCACAGAGTCAAATTCCCATACTTTTCTAACAGCAATAGCTGTGCCATGGAAAGTAAATGAAACTATGTGATGACCCGGTTCCAAATGCTGAAAAACTATCCAGCCGCATACAGGGGCATTCAGACCTATGGGCACTATTCACAATATTTAACAATTGTCTGTATTTTGCAAGATTGGTTTCTGAAT contains:
- the BSCL2 gene encoding seipin isoform X1, which produces MSQGVSPPALLWLEEMCVVMFLRIRRLVLQAGLLVCAGIFLLWVSVFLYGSFYYSYMPTVKFSSPVHYQYSSSCNPPAGILCSFPTANVSLMKNNRDRVLMHGQPYHISMELQLPESIVNQDLGMFMVSMSCYTRGGKQISHTARSAILHYKSPLLRTLETITLLPLLLVGLSEQKQSLEVELFSSYREDSYVPTIGAVIEIQSVRIQIYNAELRVHAHFTGLRYLLYHYPISSAVIGVSSNFVFLSVLVVLSYVQWGLGRTRGQVEERRRASTERRRAESQRRESVQPASTSRVSVNDHRQEGTQSKSNKKIDQGKFHEKDDDDTPATETIGQSDTEDPTTTFDIDPHSTGSGDDISRQTEHRGVRNPLSIHTDVEEFLDADTGPLDDTQNSGLRQRTTH
- the BSCL2 gene encoding seipin isoform X2; this translates as MSQGVSPPALLWLEEMCVVMFLRIRRLVLQAGLLVCAGIFLLWVSVFLYGSFYYSYMPTVKFSSPVHYQYSSSCNPPAGILCSFPTANVSLMKNNRDRVLMHGQPYHISMELQLPESIVNQDLGMFMVSMSCYTRGGKQISHTARSAILHYKSPLLRTLETITLLPLLLVGLSEQKQSLEVELFSSYREDSYVPTIGAVIEIQSVRIQIYNAELRVHAHFTGLRYLLYHYPISSAVIGVSSNFVFLSVLVVLSYVQWGLGRTRGQVEERRRASTERRRAESQRRESVQPDDDDTPATETIGQSDTEDPTTTFDIDPHSTGSGDDISRQTEHRGVRNPLSIHTDVEEFLDADTGPLDDTQNSGLRQRTTH